The Musa acuminata AAA Group cultivar baxijiao chromosome BXJ2-2, Cavendish_Baxijiao_AAA, whole genome shotgun sequence genome contains the following window.
GTTTTTGGACTAATGTCTTTATGACATAGCTGTTGATGGGATCTTATCCTCTCACCGTTGACTGTATTGTCATGTAAGATATGCATGGACGTCCTTTCGTTTTCCCAGAGATCGGCTAGAAGATGATAGGCTGAGTCTTATTGAATCTTCTGTGACAATCACGTAGTCCTTATCGTACAGTTTTGGCCCACCAAAGTTTGCACAGGCAAACGAAATGAAGGACGTCAATTTTGGATTGAAAAAAGATCATTTAGCTTTTCGAAACAGAAAAAGAATAACCTTTATAAAATGGATAGAAAACTCTCCGTGGAGGCCTTTACACCCGCTCCTTAGCAGCATGCATCCATTGACTGGAATCAATAAGAAACATTTAAGAAAAGATAGAAACAGATGTATCGTGGTCCAAAGAGTGAAGAAGACAAACTAACCACAAGCAATGCTCGTCTATTTCAATGACCTGTCACAAGTCTAATACAGCCACAAAACATTAGAAAAAAGGAAGAAGCTTGTTTATGAGGTGCCAAAGGTTATGGACATCTATCTGATTCACGCACGGAATGGTCACCATCGCCGAGTACCTCTTTCGAAGCCAATTGTTTGGTCGGCACCTTTGATTCCTTTCTCTGTATCTGTCCAAGTGCTGCTCGCCCTTTCTCAAGTACTTTCTAATCCTCTATCCATCTctccatttttatttttctacttttacTGTTATAATAagctttttaaattatttttattacattaaattacatataggacatccttatatAAACATATCATTATATTATCGATAAAAATTCTAATCACTAAAAGGTTAACGGAGATAAGTGGCATTCCTTCAAATACATGGGATAGGTAGGAGACAAGTTATTCCGataatgatttcttgaaattatagTACATAGAGGACATAATCACATCGATTTATAATCTGTATTTAACTGACTCTTTCAAACTTAGGTGACCATAAATATAAAGAGATAGTTGCTATACATATTGTCTTTCAGAGGAGCATCAATGCCTCTACAAGGTTAATATAGCTTTCCTTGTCCATTTTTTGACCCAATGCTCTCATACATCCAATCACACAGTCCTCATTTAAGCATAAATACACTTCTATATGCATGACTATCCTCAAGATTTTCATGAAGAAATGTGAAAATTATAAATACTTTGCTTTGATtccttttaaatttatattttattattggtTTCTTTTATCattcttttatattaatttttttgtcaTATATTAAATTTTGAATCATATTTAGAAAGTGAACCAAAATCACTATGGCCCTGTGATTAAAAGTGATCAATTTGAACCACCAAATAAATAATTTTGCTTTGATAGCTGATGATAGATgtgttgggaaaaaaaaaaaaaagaagagatttcatAGAAGAAGGGAATAGTTCATTGATTGCTGGTTACATAAGATTAGGGCTAAGTTCTCCATTTTCTAAGAGAGTATTGTgcataattattttgaataaaaatcgTAGATTAGGATAGTTGCATCCATTACCTATGCTGTAATTATACATTAGCCCTTAAAACACCttcttaatttataattttgagatgttttttGAACTTCTTAAAATTTTCTAGTGTAATTGTTTTGGTGAGGAAATCTGCACTACTGatcacttgagattctttttgaacTACCCATACTGATCACTTGTGTTGGTGAACTTCAAAACTATCTCATCTTTGTTCATCAAGTTTCTAATGAAGTGATGATGAATTTCAATGTGTTTGACCTTGCATGAAAGAGAGAATTTTTTTTGTAGTTTTCCATCTCCAAGTTTTATTTGAGAAGAGAAGTTGTGATCAAAGTTTACAAATATCTTTTCATTCCCAGTCTTGCTGCAATCACTGTTCAAATACCACACATTTTATGCTTCTTGTTGAACATTCATATAAGAGAAGAGTGTTCGATTTCATTCTTGATGAAGTTTGTCTCTTCCTTTTCGTTCTTCTCTTGAAACTACCAATCTCTTTGGGTTTGAGAATGATTGGGAATTCTCCACCTCTTATATATAAATCTGTAATCTGATTGTTTTGTTCAACAGGTTGTTTTGAACTTCTTAAATTTCTCTAATGTGATTGTTTTGTTCAAAAGGTTGATTGGAAGATGATCTGTTCATTCTTTCCTCATGCACTTGAAGGAAACTCATCAATTCAAGAATAAGCAGATAGTATGACGACATGATCGTACTTGGTGGGAAGACTTGTAAGAACTTTGCaaacaacctttttttttttccttaatagTATCCCCAAAACTTCTAATCTGATTGACAATTTCAATAACTTTTGTAAGAAACTCTTACATACCTTGCCCTTCTTTCGTTGTCATGTTCTCAAACTCTCTCCAAAGTGATTATAGCTTTTCGTAGAACACTTTGTCATTCCCTTGAAACCCTTCTTTCAAGATTTTCCATGCTTGTTTTGCCTTTTTTACACTACTCATCCTTTGTTGAATATATGGAAGAGCACTTGTATCCCTCTTCATGGATAGATTTTCCATTCTTCTTCATTCTCTTGATTTTGAGGTGATTCTTTATATGAATCTTCAATCATATCCCAAAGGTCTTGCGTTTGACTACTCCAATAGACATAGTGCTCTCCCTCAAAGATGGGAACATCAGTAGGAGTGTAGGCAAATATGGTGGGGATGAATGTCATTCAACAAGAAAGAAAGGAAGGCTCTCATACCAAATTTgttgggaaagaaagaaagaaagaaagtaagaaagaaagaaagatatcATAGAAGAAGGGAATGGCTCATTGCATTAGAAGAAAGATTACATCATACATAAAATTAGGCCAAAGTTCTCCCTTTTCCAAGAGAGTATTCTGAGTAATTATTTTGATTTAAAACATTAGATTATGATAGTTGCACCCATTACCCATATTAAAACTATAAGTTAGCCCTTAACAAGATGTGAGTATTATAAGGTATGAAGATGAAATCAAAAGAAATCTATATCCATGCTCATCATAGAATTCATTACTTTTCTTTTACATCTTACGGATTCGTGAGTGGGAATTGATTAATATGCACTTGCCAACCAAATGCAGTTGCTTTTATTTGTGTTTCTCCTCACACACATACACGGTTTCATTCGTTTGTCAAAGCACAGAGCCCTTTCACCATCGGAGCAAAAGAGTCACCGAAGTAAGGGCTTTTAAAGACGCCATTGAAGCAGGGATCCCCCATCGATTTCACCGCTCGGCAGCACTGCGGACTCAGGTTCATTTGGCCTGTGGACTGCGACCGGAAGATGGAACGAATGCATCCGTCGACGGGGCGGAGGGAGATCAAGCATGTCTCGATCATCGGGGCGTGCATCACCGGGCGCGGCGCCAACCGCGGAAGCCGATAACACGGCCACTGTGCTTCTCCCACGCATAGTTTCCGATCTACGATGCGAGAGATCACGGCTTCGGCCCCCCAAGCAGCCACGTTGACGAGGAGCACAAGCAGCAGCCCTTGCAGCTTCCTCATGATGACACTTGTAGTTGACGGAGAAGACACGAGCTTTAGGATCCAAGGTTGGtggaatatatgcatatataatggCATAGGATGTTGTTACTCGTCTTGCTTCCGTAAGTCACATAAATCCTCATCGAGCGTTAGCTCTAAACAAGAACAAGTTTCGATTTCGCCTTAAAGATGGAGTCTTAAGTATAAACAAATAGACTGGGAGTTACATACACTTCATCACAAGTTCTGTTTGCTAAAGGCAAAAGAAGAAGGAAGTATAGGCTCAAGTGCAAGAAATGCTTTCTTTTATGGCACATCACGTTGATTCCGATGGATGATGCTGTTCGCTATAATAACGAGAAGGCGTGGGAGAAAGGACTAAAGCAGCTTGAGCATTGGAAGAGTATTTTTACGCCTAGACAAGCATGAATCAGAAGAGTACATTACTGTAGCCGTCATGTAATTTTACCCACTTTTCCTCTTTCAatgtgaaagaaaaagaaaagaccacAGATCACTTGTGATGAATCAGAATACAATGTCTCTTCTTGCTGATATATGTaatcagcatatatatatatgtttattaaataaaaataatagtaataataataataataagtgcaACTGTCTCGGTGACAGAGATCACGGCAGGCTTCGTAGATTCAATTGGGACACCTGTTTTTTTTTCCATGTAAGCTCGAGTAAGACTTGAGTGCAAGAGAAAGTGAAGTGTGTGGAGTTTTCCCCTTttgtttaaatttatttaaagCCTGTGTTGCTTACTTTAGCAAAAGCCGTCATTGTTGCCTACTTTTGCTTTTGCATAGAGATCGAAAGAGCCAGACGAGACGCGAGGGGGAGATTCGCCTTTTTGCACTTTAACTCCCTTGGAATTGTTACCAATCATTCTGATCTAAGTAATCAATGCCCAGCTCGAGTTAGAGAATCTCAAGCTATCCCCCGATGAGAAGCAAAGCTACTCAATCAACTGGAAACGAGGAAGGTGGCGTCTGTCGGTCGATGGGCGATGGGGTCCAACTCCACCTCATCTCCTCCTCCACGtagccattatatatatatagtggtcgGTGAGAACGAAGCAAAAGGACGGATATGGCGGCTCCCTTCGGCGTGTTTCCGCTGCCGACGCCTGCTGCTGATGAAGGCGCCGGAACAGAAAGACAAATAGAGGAACAGCCGTCTGTCCCTGGGACGACGCAGCCTGCAGATGGCGCCGGTGGTGGTGGATCAGAGGAGCCACCGCATGTCCTGGACGTGGCACGCTTCCGCCGGCTGAACTGGCTCATCCACCGTGAGAACGTGGACGTGAACGAACTTCTGCGTCTAGTGGAGCAGGATAACCACGTGAACCTCATGAACGATCCCTTGCTCAGCGTCGTCATCGCCTGCAAGAAGCCCAAACTCGCCGTCCTCCTCATCGCCAAAATATCAGATTCCACGCTCAAGGCCGACAACTACAACGGCGACACGGCGCTTCACGTAGCTGCAGCCATGGACGACAAAGAAGTGGCCTTGGAGCTGATCCGCAGGGTGCCAAATCTCGTTCATGTGCGGAACGTGAAGCAGGAGATACCGCTACATAAGGCGGCAATGTACGGGCTGCAGGACATGTTCTGGCTGCTGGTGGAAAAGAGCAGCTCACCGGAAGCCCGGAGGGAGGACGGCGCCACCATGCTGCACTGTGCCATCATGGGCAATGCTCCGGGTAACTATCACTACATCCTCTTTCCCTTGTACACGGTTCAACTTCAATTAACATATTGGTACGCCTGCAGTACTTGCCTTGCAGATTGCACAGTATTATCCATCTCAGATCGAATCCCGGAATGAGCACGCCCTCACTCCGCTGCAGCTGTTGGTGACTATTCCAGAGGCGTTCCGAAGCCAAGTAGTTCTTGGGGTCCTCGACTCCTTCATTTACGACTGTGAGTGCTACCCGCCTCGACTCCTTTTTCTGTACTTACATCAACAATTCTCATCTACGATGAGGCtaaaaaatcaattaaaatttacATAAGAATATTCGCAGAGCTCTTTGGTTTTACATTTCAGGGATCCCTTTGGAAGAGGACTCGAGTAAAATGAAGGAAACCGATGAAGAGGTGGCACCCAACATATCTGTATGGACTTATGCATGAATGACATAGCATCAAATCATGAGTACATCTTTTACGTTTAGCTCTCTGATTCGGTTCTCTCTGTGGCATGCACATGTAATCTCAAGCGCATTGGAGTAGCACAAGACGATGACGGTGACCACTCGCCTAAGACTTTTCGCTCAAAATTCCCATCAAACTACAGCACGCTCTTTGACCTGCTGGAGTTGACCAGCATCCCAGGTACTCGTTCTAGCTTCTCTACTTGCCAATAATATCCATCGTAAAGTGAAAGGCCCTTAATCTATCATGTTATGGTTATTAAAGGTAGGATAACATTGATTTATGCATGCATTTTGTCCTGCAGCTGGCTGGATTCAGCGATTTGCTTATAACATTATATGGCAATGTGAGTTAACAGTTCTTACACCTATACTTTTCTTAGCAAATGATGTATGTcttacaaaaatttaaaatactttATGGTAGGTTTTTACGGTACATGATTAATGCTAACTGAAATGCATGGGTGCAGTCTCCCCGAGAGTCCAACgtttggagaggaagaagaagaaccatACAGAAACTATGCACCTCATCGAATACTTAGCCCAAGCAGGATACTTTGATTTCTTTGTGCGTGGAAAAGACCCCACCCAAGGTAGTATACTTGGTCCACTAGACTCTCCACCGGAGACTGGAAAAGAAGGTGATGCCCAAAAACCGGACACGGAACCCACAACTGCAGTGAAAGAGCTCATTAAGAGGATGACAGATAAGCTCTACAAGTTAGTGTCGGAGGAACCGGAAACACCTGTCTCGACTGCAATCAAAGAGGCAGCTCAGAGTGTGGAGAAAGTGTTAAAGGCACTGTCACCTAGCTCGGAAGACAGATGGAACGAACCACCCTTGATCTTAGGCGCACAAATGGGCCTTCATGATTTCGTCGGCAAGATCCTGCAAGTGTGCCCACAGTCAGCAACCTACCTGGACACGAAGGGCAGAAATGTTCTTCGAGTGGCGATAGAATCTGGGAACCGAGAGACTGTAGAAACTATCCGTAGGATGACCCAGGGAGACAACCCCATTTTACCATCCTGGTTGTTGTCCAGCATCGACTCTAAAACCAGAAACACCATCCTGCATTTTGCTTCTGAGAAGGTCGGTGATACCGGAGACGATGCAGTCGAAATGCAAGACGAGATACGATGGTTTGAGGTCACATACTCCCAGTGTTCGATCATATGTCTCATAAGAGAAATATTtgtcattgtagaattccaagtgATCATTAATTAATCGTATGCATGCAGATGGTGAAAGAGATGGTGCCTAGGGAGCTCGTGTACAGTCGAAACACGGACGAGAAGACAGCACGGGAGATATTTACCGAGAGTCACAAAGAGATGTTCAAGAACTGCAAGAGTCAGCTAATGGAGATGGGCAAGACATGTTCAGGCCTCGTAGCGGCGGTGGTCTTCGCGTCCAGCTTCTCCATACCGGGCGAGAAGGATTCCGGAACCGGCAACCCTGTGTACTTCAACAGGCTACCCTTTAAGGTGTTCACGCATGCGTACGTGATCGGGTTGTCGTGCGCCGCCACGTCTCTGGTGTTGTTCTTGTCCCTCATCATCTCGCCTTACAAGGAGCAGCAGTTCCGCCGTGCCATCCCCACCAAGTACTTCTTCGCTTGCTTCTCGTTTGGGCTG
Protein-coding sequences here:
- the LOC135604856 gene encoding uncharacterized protein LOC135604856; translated protein: MAAPFGVFPLPTPAADEGAGTERQIEEQPSVPGTTQPADGAGGGGSEEPPHVLDVARFRRLNWLIHRENVDVNELLRLVEQDNHVNLMNDPLLSVVIACKKPKLAVLLIAKISDSTLKADNYNGDTALHVAAAMDDKEVALELIRRVPNLVHVRNVKQEIPLHKAAMYGLQDMFWLLVEKSSSPEARREDGATMLHCAIMGNAPVLALQIAQYYPSQIESRNEHALTPLQLLVTIPEAFRSQVVLGVLDSFIYDWIPLEEDSSKMKETDEEVAPNISRIGVAQDDDGDHSPKTFRSKFPSNYSTLFDLLELTSIPAGWIQRFAYNIIWQFSPRVQRLERKKKNHTETMHLIEYLAQAGYFDFFVRGKDPTQGSILGPLDSPPETGKEGDAQKPDTEPTTAVKELIKRMTDKLYKLVSEEPETPVSTAIKEAAQSVEKVLKALSPSSEDRWNEPPLILGAQMGLHDFVGKILQVCPQSATYLDTKGRNVLRVAIESGNRETVETIRRMTQGDNPILPSWLLSSIDSKTRNTILHFASEKVGDTGDDAVEMQDEIRWFEMVKEMVPRELVYSRNTDEKTAREIFTESHKEMFKNCKSQLMEMGKTCSGLVAAVVFASSFSIPGEKDSGTGNPVYFNRLPFKVFTHAYVIGLSCAATSLVLFLSLIISPYKEQQFRRAIPTKYFFACFSFGLALMALLVAFTCNIFLQIYGGQTTQAKDILQLVLELAVFPTVCFIVLLYRGANFGPSFFGRVRS